In Leptotrichia buccalis C-1013-b, the genomic window AGAGCAGAAAAAGCTGGGATTAAAGGAATTAAAGTTATGGTATCGGGAAGATTGAATGGTGCCGAAATTGCAAGAAGTGAATGGACACTTTCAGGAAGAGTACCACTACATACTTTAAGAGCAGATGTTGATTATGCAACAGCTACTGCACACACTACATACGGTGCTTTAGGATTAAAAGTATGGATATTTAATGGTGAAGTTCTTTCTACTACAAAGGAAGGAGAAAACGAATAATATGTTAATACCTAAAAGAACGAAATATAGAAAACAGTTCAGAGGAAAAATGGGTGGCGTAGCGACTAAAGGAAACAAAGTTGATTTTGGTGAATTTGGACTTGCCGCTAAAGAATTTGGTTGGATTACTTCAAGACAAATTGAGGCTTGTAGGGTAACAATCAATAGAACGTTTAAAAGAGAAGGTAAAATTTGGATTAGAATATTCCCTGATAAACCTTATACAAAAAGACCTGAAGGAACAAGAATGGGTAAAGGTAAAGGTAACGCAGAAGGTTGGGTAGCAGTAGTTAAAAAGAATAAAATAATGTTTGAAGTTGGCGGAGTATCTGAAGAGAAAGCCAAAGAAGCATTAAGAAAAGCTGGACATAAACTACCTATAAAAGTTAAATTTGTTAGAAAAGAAGAAGTAGGTGGTGATAAGTAATGACAATTAACGAAATTAGAGAATTATCATTGGAAGAATTGGAAGTTAAAGTAAATGAATTGAAACAAGAATTGTTTAATTTAAAATTTCAAAAAACTCTTGGACAATTACAAAACACTGCTAAAATACGAGATGTTAAAAGAACAATAGCAAGATTAAAAACTGTTGTAACTGAAAAAACTGGTAAATAGGAGGATCAAGAGTGGAAAACAAAAGAAAAGAAAGAAAAGTAAGAGAAGGAATCGTTGTTTCAAATAAAATGGATAAAACTGTAGTAGTTGTTGAAGAAACAATGAAATTACATAAACTTTATAAAAAGAGAGTAAAAACTTCTAAAAAATATAAAGCACACGATGAGAACAATGACTGTGGAATCGGAGATAAAGTGCAAATTATGGAAACTAGACCATTAAGTAAAGATAAAAGATGGAGAGTTGTTACAATCTTAGAAAGAGCTAAATAGTTCTGACTTTATCAATAAAATTAAAAAGAATGTTTTATTTTCAATATTAAAACAAAAGGCAAATAGCATGAGTTAATATTTGAGAGGAGGAAATTTTAAATGGTTCAACAACAATCGATGCTTAATGTTGCTGATAACACTGGAGCTAAAAAAATCATGGTTATTAGAGTATTAGGTGGATCAAGAAGAAGATTCGGTAAAATTGGAGACATCGTAGTAGCAACTGTAAAAGAAGCTATACCAAACGGAAACGTTAAAAAAGGTGATGTAGTTAAAGCCGTAATCGTTAGAACAAGAAAAGAATTAAAAAGAGCAGACGGTTCATATATAAAATTTGATGACAATGCGGCAGTTATTTTGAATACGGCATTAGAAGTAAGAGGGACAAGAATCTTTGGACCTGTAGCAAGAGAATTAAGAGCGAAAAACTTTATGAAAATAGTTTCTCTAGCACCAGAAGTATTATAGGAAGGAGAGTTAAAACGTGGCTAAACCAAACTTAAAATCAGTACCTAAAAAATTACATGTTAAAACTGGAGATACAGTTATTGTAATTAGCGGTAGATCAAAAGATTTGTTACGTAATGAAAAGAGTACACAAACTGGAGATAAAGGAAAAATTGGAAAAGTATTAAAAGTATTCCCTAAAACTGGAAAAATAATTGTTGAAGGTGTAAATATTAAGAAAAGACATATTAAACCTAATGCAATGAACCCACAAGGCGAAGTTGTAGAAAGAGAAATGCCAATCTTCTCATCTAAAGTAATGCTTTGGGATGAAGGAGCAGGGAAACCTACAAGAGTAAGAAAAGAAATAAGAGATGGAAAAAAAGTGAGAATATCAGTTGTATCTGGTAATGAAATATAATATTTTAGAGAGGAGGATGTAATAAATGGCTGAAAAATATATTCCAAGATTACAAAAATTATACAAAGATGAAATAGTTTCATCATTATTGAAAGAATTAAATTTATCTAATGTTATGCAAGTACCAAAACTTGATAAAATAGTAGTGAATATGGGGATTGGAGAAGCAGTAAGCAATCCTAAGTTAATAGATACAGCTATTGCTGAATTAGCACAAATTACAGGACAACAGCCTATAGCAAGAGCTGCTAGAAAATCAGAAGCTGGATTTAAATTAAGAGAAGGACAAAAAATTGGAGCAAAAGTTACATTAAGAAAAGAAAAAATGTATGAATTCCTAGACAGATTA contains:
- the rplP gene encoding 50S ribosomal protein L16 — translated: MLIPKRTKYRKQFRGKMGGVATKGNKVDFGEFGLAAKEFGWITSRQIEACRVTINRTFKREGKIWIRIFPDKPYTKRPEGTRMGKGKGNAEGWVAVVKKNKIMFEVGGVSEEKAKEALRKAGHKLPIKVKFVRKEEVGGDK
- the rpmC gene encoding 50S ribosomal protein L29, with the translated sequence MTINEIRELSLEELEVKVNELKQELFNLKFQKTLGQLQNTAKIRDVKRTIARLKTVVTEKTGK
- the rpsQ gene encoding 30S ribosomal protein S17, whose translation is MENKRKERKVREGIVVSNKMDKTVVVVEETMKLHKLYKKRVKTSKKYKAHDENNDCGIGDKVQIMETRPLSKDKRWRVVTILERAK
- the rplN gene encoding 50S ribosomal protein L14; the encoded protein is MVQQQSMLNVADNTGAKKIMVIRVLGGSRRRFGKIGDIVVATVKEAIPNGNVKKGDVVKAVIVRTRKELKRADGSYIKFDDNAAVILNTALEVRGTRIFGPVARELRAKNFMKIVSLAPEVL
- the rplX gene encoding 50S ribosomal protein L24 — encoded protein: MAKPNLKSVPKKLHVKTGDTVIVISGRSKDLLRNEKSTQTGDKGKIGKVLKVFPKTGKIIVEGVNIKKRHIKPNAMNPQGEVVEREMPIFSSKVMLWDEGAGKPTRVRKEIRDGKKVRISVVSGNEI
- the rplE gene encoding 50S ribosomal protein L5; translated protein: MAEKYIPRLQKLYKDEIVSSLLKELNLSNVMQVPKLDKIVVNMGIGEAVSNPKLIDTAIAELAQITGQQPIARAARKSEAGFKLREGQKIGAKVTLRKEKMYEFLDRLISITLPRVRDFEGVSPKGFDGRGNYTLGLREQIVFPEIEIDKVDKIFGLGITIVSTAQNDEQGRALLKAFGMPFAK